Below is a window of Christensenella minuta DNA.
GTGCTGGAGTATTACAGGAAAAACAGCGCGGCAACTTATCTTACGCCGGCAGATGTGGAACATGTTGATTTTAACGGGGTGCGCGTCGTGCATATGACAGGGATTCTTCCGGCGATCTCTGAAAGCGCGTGCGCCGCGGCTTACCGGTTGGTACAGAAAGCGAAACTGGAGGGGGTCTATATTTCCTTCGACCCCAACCTCCGCCCCCAGCTGTGGCACAGCCAAAACGTGATGGTGCGGACGCTGAATGATCTTGCCTCCCATGCAAACATGGTGCTCCCCGGGCTTGAGGAGGGGCGCATACTGACCGGAAGGAGCGACCCGGACGGGATCGCGGATTTTTACCAGGAGATGGGTGTGCGGACTGTTATTATCAAAATGGGCGGACAGGGCGCGTATGCCTGTAAAGGGGAGGAACGGCATATGGTGCCGGGATATCCGTTGGAACGGGTGGTGGATACCGTGGGCGCGGGAGATGGCTTCGCAGCCGGCGTCCTGAGCGGGCGCCTTGAAGGATTGCATTTTATCGACTCGGTGCGCCGCGGCAATGCCATTGGCGCGATGCAGGTAACGGTTGCGGGAGATAATGAAGGGCTTCCGACAAGGGAAAGGCTGGATGCGTTTCTGGCGCGTTTCAGGCGGTAAGGAGGAACCTGGATGGCTGTATTTCGACTGAAACCGACGCGGGAAGCGCTGCACGGCGCGTTATCGCCGGAACTTCCGGCAGCGGTTACGATCGACTCGGGGGACAGCGTAGAGTTTGAAACGTTGGAAGCGGATTGGCGGACGGAAAAATGTATGGAGCCGAGGAGCGGCAGCGGCATGTTTTTCCCGCGTTCGCGCGAGACGGACTGCGGGCAGGCGCTGATGGGGCCGGTGTATGTGCGGGGCGCGGAACCGGGTATGACGCTTGCCGTCCATGTGGACGAGCTGGTTCCGGGGAATTGGGGATGGAGCAGGGTCGGTATGGGCGATCCCGACCATTTGAGGCGTATCGGCTGCGGAGAGGGGGAATATTTCCTTACATGGGATATCGACCGTGAGAACAAGACCTGTATGAGCAATGAAGGGCACAGGGTGGCGCTTCGCCCCTTTATGGGGATTTACGCCGTCGTACCCGCAGGGGAAGAAGCGTTTACCACTTATGTTCCGGGGGCGCATGGCGGGAATCTGGACTGTAAGGAACTCGCTGCGGGAAGTACCATTTATTTCCCGGCCTTTCACGAAGGCGCTCTTTTTTCCTTAGGAGACGGCCACGCGGCGCAGGGAAACGGCGAATCGGGATGTACCGCAATCGAATGTCCCTACGAGAAAGTAAAGATTACCTTTGAGTTGGTCCATGAAGAAGCGGAGTTCCTTGCTGCGGATACGCCCGCCGGGTGGATCACCTTCGGCTACGGCGGAGATTTGACGGATGCGGCCTATATGGCGCTCGGACATATGGTCCGTTTTATGGAGAAGAAATACGGTTTCCATAAGCGGGAAGCGCTCGCGATGGCGAGTCTGCTGGTAGATTTGAATGTGACGCAGGTTGTAAACGGAGTGCGGGGCGTCCACGCGGTCCTTCCGCACGAAAGCATCAAAAAGCGGCCGGAGGAATAAAATGGCACAGATTGGAATGATAGGGCTTGCGGTAATGGGATCGAACCTTGCGCGTAATATGGAAAGCAAGGGATACCCGGTGGCGGTCTATGACATCGACAGGGCTGCAGAGCAGAGGTTCATGGATACCTATGGAGCCGGAAAATTTGAAGCGGCGGAAGCTTGTGGCTGGGATTTCGACCTGCGGACCGCTTTGCGGCTGTGACGGGGAGGCTGCATCATTCGCTCCGGGATGCTCGAAGACATGATCGGCGCCTTCTGCGACAGAAAACTCAGGAACCTGATGATGGCGCCGCAATTTGCCGGGATATTGAAGAAAACAGTCCCGGCCCTGAGAGAAATAACGGCGGCAGGCATACTGCGGGGAATCCCGCTGCCGGAGATGTCGTCCGCGCTTTCCTTTTTCGACGGTTACCGGTGCGCGAAGCTCCCGGCAAACCTGCTGCAGGCACAGCGCGACTATTTCGGAGCGCACGGATACACGCTCGAGGAAGAAACCGGTACGCCGCGCCATACCGATTGGACCGGAAAAGGCGGAAAAATCACTTCGGAAACATATAACGTATAACCAGATGGCCTGAAACCGAATAGTTTCAGGCCATTTAATCGTCTTCACCCGAAAAAACGGATTTATTTTCAGATAACAGGGGAATATCGTTTTGGCGTTTGGAAACAATATCCGTTTTAAGCACGGAAGCGTAGGAAACGGCATCCTTACCGAATCTTCCTCGGATCCTATCGATGGCGCTTTCCAGATTTTCCTGCTTTTTGCTGCGTACCGGCGGCGCATCAAAAAACGTAATCTGCCCTCCCTCCTCGCTTTCCGTAAGCCCGGCAGCCGTAAGGGAAATAAGACGGATCGGTTTTTCCGGGTCCCATGCCTTAAAAATGATCTCCAAGCCCGTCTCCGCGAGGTCCTTTGTGAGATGGATCGGCCGCGGCAGCGTCTTTTGGCGGGAAATGACCCTAAAATCTGGGTCCTTGATCTGGACCTGAACGGTCTGGCAATAGAGGCCTGATTTGCGCAGGCGCGCGCCGACGCTGTCCGCCAGCATCAGCACGCCCGCCCTGATATCGCTTTCGCCGGCCAGATTGCGCCGGAAGGTGATGCTGTTGCCAATGCTTTTGACCGGGTCGGATTGGCCGATCTCCCGCACCGGGCTTTCGTCAAGCCCGTTTGCATATTCCCAGACGAGTTCGCCGGATTTGCCGAGCAGCTTCGAGACTTCGGCGCGCTTCAGCGATGCCAGCGCGCCGATGGTGTGAACGCCGACCTTTTGCAGGATATCCGCTGTTTTCCTGCCGACATACAGCATATCCGTTACCGGCAGGGGAAACAGGAGCGTGCGGAAATTCTCCCGTGTAATCACGGTGGTCGCGTCCGGCTTTTTATAGTCGCTGCCAAGCTTTGCAAATGCTTTGTTAAAGGAGACACCGACGGAAATGGTGAGTTGCAGTTCTTCGCGCACCCGCCTGCGGAGCATATCGGCGATTTCCCTGCCCGAACCGAATAGATGCAGGCTGCCCGTTACATCGAGCCATGATTCGTCGATGCTGAATGCCTCTACCTTACTGGTATATCCGGCATAAATCTCATTGATTAGTTTGCAATATTTCGTGTATTCTCCGCGGCGGGGCGGGACCAGGACAAGCTCGGGGCATTTTTTTTCGCCTGCCACACCGTTTCGGCAGTCACAATGCCATAGCCCTTGGCAAGCTCGTTTTTGGCAAGGATAATGCCGCGCCTGCTTTCGGGATCGCCGCAGACTGCCATAGGGACGTTACGCAGCTCTGGACGCGCGATACATTCCACAGACGCATAATATGCGTTACAGTCGCAATGAAGTATTGTCCTGTCCATAAAAACGCCCCTTTCCATTCTTCGTATAATTATATTATAGAGGGGTGACAATTGAGTGTCAAAGCGGTGGGGATTAAAATCTTCGTATTCCAAAACAGGGCGATACGGTATATAATATATAGGCATGCTTAGGAAACGAGGAGAGTTTGATGATTTATAATAACGTCCTGGAAGCGGTCGGGCACACGCCTATGATTCGCCTGAACCGGATGGCGGGGGAAGACTGCGCACAGGTACTTGTAAAATATGAGGGGCTCAATATAGGGGGATCGATCAAAACGCGCACAGCCCATAATATGATCGTGGAAGCGGAGAAGCAGGGGCTTCTGGACAAGAATTCCGTGATCGTTGAACCGACGAGCGGGAATCAGGGGATAGGCCTTGCACTTGTAGGCGCGGTAAAGGGATACCGGACGGTAATTATCATGCCGGATTCCGTCAGTGAGGAACGCAGGAAGCTGATGGAGCATTACGGCGCGGAAGTAAAGCTTGTACATGACGACGGGAACATCGGGGACTGTATCGAACAATGCCTTAAAACGGCGCTTAAGATGCAGGCGGAAGACCCGAACGTATTTGTCCCCCAGCAATTTGCCAATCCGGCTAACCCGATGGTGCACAGGCACCATACGGCGCTCGAAATACTGGAACAGGTGTCGGGGCCGATCCACGGCTTTTGTTCGGGAGTTGGCACCGGCGGCACGATCAGCGGTATTGGTGAAGTGCTTAAGGCGCAGAATCCGGAAATAACGATCTGGGCGGTAGAACCGGAAAACGCGGCAATCCTGTCAGGCGGGAGCATTGCGACGCATTTGCAGATGGGTATCGGGGACGGCTTGATCCCGGAGAATCTGAATACAAAAATTTATAACGATATCTGTATCGTGACGGACGACGAGGCGATCAGTACCGCAAAGGACCTTGCGCGGCGGGAAGGGCTGATGTGTGGGATATCGAGCGGGACGAACGTGGCGGCGGCGCTGCGGCTCGCAAAGGAGCTCGGGCCGGGGAAAACGGTCGTTACCGTTCTCCCGGATACGGCGGAACGGTATTTCAGCACGCCGCTTTTTGAAGACGGAGGTAATCTTTAAGAGTTGTTAAGCGGTTCTTAAGAATTTAGGCTTTTTGGAATGATATAATAGAAGCAGAAGCCTGAAAAAGGCAGGAAACGGGGGTATGGGGAAATGAATCCCGGATTTGAAATCTGTAAATGGATCGTTATTATATTATCCATTTATTCTGCACCCATTATGGTCTGGATGATTATCACGACTCTGGCGGGGCTTGCCAAACCCCGGGAGTTGAAGCCCGGGGGAGCGGTGGAGCGCCGCTTTGCGGTGCTGATTTGCGCGCGCAATGAAGAAAGCGTGATCGGGAACCTGATCGACAGCCTGAAGAAACAGGAATACCGCAATTTTCATGTTTTTGTGGTGGCGGATAATTGTACGGACCATACGGCACGCGTCGCGGAAAAGTATGGAGCGACGGTATTTGAACGCTTCAATGAAAAGAAAAAAGGAAAGGGCTATGCCCTGCATTTTGGGATCAATAAATTGCTGAGCGGATATGCGGACGCCTACGACTCAGTATGTGTGTTCGATGCAGACAATCTGGCGGCGCCTTCGTTCCTTACGGAAATGAACCGCGCGCTCAATTCCGGCGCTGATGTGGCTCTGGGATACCGGGACACCAAGAATATCCATGATTCGTGGGTCAGCGAAGTATATTCCATTTACTGGCTGATGCTTCAGCGTTTTTACTATACCTCCCGCCATACTCTTGGGTTTTCCAGCATGGTGGGCGGAACAGGCTTTGCTTTCAAGCTGTCCGCGCTCGGGGAAGACGGCTGGACGACATATTCCCTCACGGAGGACGTCGAGTTTTCAATCCAGCAGATCTTAAAAGGCCATAAGATCGTTCCCGCAAGGAAAGCCGTATTTTACGACGAACAACCGGCGGAATACGGCGTATCAGTGAAACAGAGGTTCCGCTGGATGGTCGGCGGGATGCAGTGTATTCCCCTGTATTTCAAAAAAATCATGCGGGAGGTGTTTCACGGGAACTTGAAAGCGCTTGACCTCGCATGGTATATCTTTTTTATCCCGGCGACGGGGCTCGCCCTGCCGCTCAACGTGGCGAGCATATTAATGATGTTTCTGATGCCGGGATTCAGGGCGTTTGCAGGACCGGTAGTGCTGGCGCTTTCGTTGTTTAATTTTGGACTGGGGTTGCTGGTGGCGTTTCTGACGCTGAAGCTGGAAGCGCGGAAAATCAGGCCGATGCTGCGCGGGATAGTGCTTTATCCGATTTTCTTGCTGACCATGATGTTTATTGCTCTTGGAGCCTTGTTCCGCCCCCGTACGGAGTGGATTCCCATCGAGCACCAAAGCAAATACCGGATCGAAGATGTGGATATCGGCTGATCCCGGAATACAGGGCGGCAGGGAAATTCCTTGCCGCTGTTTTAATTAAGCTAAACGGCTTTAAGAATAAAAAGGACTGTTTGAGAGGGAGGAAAGTATGGCTACGTTTGATGAAATTTACAGAAGGCTGCTCAGCAAAGCTGCCCAAGGCGGGAAAATCGAGGAAAGGGAATGCGATATGGACGACCTCAATTGCCTGCTTCATCCGGGCGCTTATCCGTTGGTATGGAAGGTAGGCGCGTGCGACTGCCCGCCCGAGCGGCGCAGGGAGTGCGCGGACGGATGTGAATTCGGTGCGATCCGGCCGAACGGCAAAGATGGAATTGAAATCGATCCGAAAGAGTGCGTCGGCTGCTGTGCCTGCGTAAATGGCTGCGACCGGGAAAAGCTGAAGGCGAGCCGCGATGTGATCGCCGTGCTGGACGCCTTGCGGGACCGCAAGGGCCCCGCCTATGCGCTGATTGCCCCGGCGTTTACCGGACAATTGGGACCGGGGGTCACGCCCGGAAAGCTGCGGACCGCGTTCAAGAGACTCGGTTTTGACGGCATGATTGAGGTAGCGCTGTTCGCGGATATCCTGACGCTTAAGGAGGCCCTCGAGTTCGATAAAAATATTTTACAGGAGTCCGATTACCAGCTTACAAGCTGCTGCTGCCCGATGTGGATTGCCATGATCCGCAAGGTTTACCATGAATTGATGCCTCACGTTCCCGGAGCGGTATCGCCAATGGTGGCGTGCGGACGGACAGTGAAGTCGCTTTATCCGGAGGCGCTCACCGTTTTCGTTGGTCCATGTATTGCTAAGAAGGCGGAGGCAAGGGAGCAGGATGTTGCGGATGCGGTAGACTATGTGCTGACATTCCAGGAAGTACGGGATGTTTTCGAGGCAATGCAGATCGAACCGGATGCCCTTCCGGAAGACGACAAGGACCATTCTTCGCGGGCCGGACGGATTTATGCTCGGAAGGGGGGAGTGAGCGAGGCTGTAAAGGCGACGGTGAGCCGGCTGAATCCGGATCGGAAAATCACCGTGCGTACACAGCAGGCGGATGGCGTTCCGGCATGCAGGGAGATGCTGACCGCACTGCGTGAAGGGAAAACAAATGCCAATTTCTTTGAAGGTATGGGCTGCGCAGGCGGCTGCGTGGGCGGCCCCAAGGCGCTCATCGACCGCGGGGAGGGAACGGAGTATGTGGAGGACTACGGGGCGCAGGCAGCCTATCCGACGCCGATCGATAATCCCTATGTGATCGAACTGCTGCACCGCCTTGGTTTCGACACGGTGGAAAGCCTGATTGAACACAGCGACATTTTCACCCGGGATTTTAAATAGAGGAAATCAAAAAAAGCATCCCTCCGGATGCTT
It encodes the following:
- a CDS encoding NAD(P)-binding domain-containing protein; protein product: MAQIGMIGLAVMGSNLARNMESKGYPVAVYDIDRAAEQRFMDTYGAGKFEAAEACGWDFDLRTALRL
- a CDS encoding DNA polymerase Y family protein: MLYVGRKTADILQKVGVHTIGALASLKRAEVSKLLGKSGELVWEYANGLDESPVREIGQSDPVKSIGNSITFRRNLAGESDIRAGVLMLADSVGARLRKSGLYCQTVQVQIKDPDFRVISRQKTLPRPIHLTKDLAETGLEIIFKAWDPEKPIRLISLTAAGLTESEEGGQITFFDAPPVRSKKQENLESAIDRIRGRFGKDAVSYASVLKTDIVSKRQNDIPLLSENKSVFSGEDD
- a CDS encoding acetamidase/formamidase family protein translates to MAVFRLKPTREALHGALSPELPAAVTIDSGDSVEFETLEADWRTEKCMEPRSGSGMFFPRSRETDCGQALMGPVYVRGAEPGMTLAVHVDELVPGNWGWSRVGMGDPDHLRRIGCGEGEYFLTWDIDRENKTCMSNEGHRVALRPFMGIYAVVPAGEEAFTTYVPGAHGGNLDCKELAAGSTIYFPAFHEGALFSLGDGHAAQGNGESGCTAIECPYEKVKITFELVHEEAEFLAADTPAGWITFGYGGDLTDAAYMALGHMVRFMEKKYGFHKREALAMASLLVDLNVTQVVNGVRGVHAVLPHESIKKRPEE
- the cysK gene encoding cysteine synthase A, coding for MIYNNVLEAVGHTPMIRLNRMAGEDCAQVLVKYEGLNIGGSIKTRTAHNMIVEAEKQGLLDKNSVIVEPTSGNQGIGLALVGAVKGYRTVIIMPDSVSEERRKLMEHYGAEVKLVHDDGNIGDCIEQCLKTALKMQAEDPNVFVPQQFANPANPMVHRHHTALEILEQVSGPIHGFCSGVGTGGTISGIGEVLKAQNPEITIWAVEPENAAILSGGSIATHLQMGIGDGLIPENLNTKIYNDICIVTDDEAISTAKDLARREGLMCGISSGTNVAAALRLAKELGPGKTVVTVLPDTAERYFSTPLFEDGGNL
- a CDS encoding glycosyltransferase family 2 protein, encoding MNPGFEICKWIVIILSIYSAPIMVWMIITTLAGLAKPRELKPGGAVERRFAVLICARNEESVIGNLIDSLKKQEYRNFHVFVVADNCTDHTARVAEKYGATVFERFNEKKKGKGYALHFGINKLLSGYADAYDSVCVFDADNLAAPSFLTEMNRALNSGADVALGYRDTKNIHDSWVSEVYSIYWLMLQRFYYTSRHTLGFSSMVGGTGFAFKLSALGEDGWTTYSLTEDVEFSIQQILKGHKIVPARKAVFYDEQPAEYGVSVKQRFRWMVGGMQCIPLYFKKIMREVFHGNLKALDLAWYIFFIPATGLALPLNVASILMMFLMPGFRAFAGPVVLALSLFNFGLGLLVAFLTLKLEARKIRPMLRGIVLYPIFLLTMMFIALGALFRPRTEWIPIEHQSKYRIEDVDIG
- a CDS encoding [Fe-Fe] hydrogenase large subunit C-terminal domain-containing protein gives rise to the protein MATFDEIYRRLLSKAAQGGKIEERECDMDDLNCLLHPGAYPLVWKVGACDCPPERRRECADGCEFGAIRPNGKDGIEIDPKECVGCCACVNGCDREKLKASRDVIAVLDALRDRKGPAYALIAPAFTGQLGPGVTPGKLRTAFKRLGFDGMIEVALFADILTLKEALEFDKNILQESDYQLTSCCCPMWIAMIRKVYHELMPHVPGAVSPMVACGRTVKSLYPEALTVFVGPCIAKKAEAREQDVADAVDYVLTFQEVRDVFEAMQIEPDALPEDDKDHSSRAGRIYARKGGVSEAVKATVSRLNPDRKITVRTQQADGVPACREMLTALREGKTNANFFEGMGCAGGCVGGPKALIDRGEGTEYVEDYGAQAAYPTPIDNPYVIELLHRLGFDTVESLIEHSDIFTRDFK
- a CDS encoding sugar kinase; the protein is MADAILMGEPMALFHADEEGALEDVSRFTRSLAGAEVNVGIGLRRLGHEVTYITKLGMDPFGKYIFRALEREGIGREFITFDKERQSGLVMKSRVNSGDPVLEYYRKNSAATYLTPADVEHVDFNGVRVVHMTGILPAISESACAAAYRLVQKAKLEGVYISFDPNLRPQLWHSQNVMVRTLNDLASHANMVLPGLEEGRILTGRSDPDGIADFYQEMGVRTVIIKMGGQGAYACKGEERHMVPGYPLERVVDTVGAGDGFAAGVLSGRLEGLHFIDSVRRGNAIGAMQVTVAGDNEGLPTRERLDAFLARFRR